The following are from one region of the Bacteroidales bacterium genome:
- a CDS encoding glycosyltransferase, which translates to MLSVLIPIYNFDIRQFINELHSQAVHNKIDFEIILADDASDLNFRKINIETDKLENVKYIQLTKNIGRSAIRNYLAEQAKYDYLLFADCDSEIQNKDFIKKYIFDCKNEVVLCGGRTYKKDKPFCNKEYFRWYYGTKREVKNAEERNKFPNRSFMTNNYIISKSIHNLIKFDEKIAEYGHEDTLFGTELKRKNIKIKHIDNPLIHIGLETCTDFISKTKNGIENLVYLLKSYDYPELFEDIKLLNIYKKTSSLSFLFRLYFKIFRKLTEKNLCGTHPSLKLFDLYKLAYLHKINRKK; encoded by the coding sequence ATGCTCTCCGTTCTGATTCCCATATACAATTTCGATATCAGGCAGTTTATTAATGAACTACACTCACAAGCTGTTCATAATAAAATTGATTTTGAAATTATTTTGGCAGATGATGCTTCCGATTTAAATTTCAGAAAAATAAATATTGAAACAGATAAGTTGGAAAATGTAAAATACATTCAACTTACAAAGAATATCGGTCGTTCGGCAATCAGAAATTATTTAGCCGAACAAGCAAAATATGATTACTTACTTTTTGCTGATTGTGATTCTGAAATTCAAAATAAAGATTTTATAAAAAAATATATTTTTGATTGTAAAAATGAAGTTGTTCTGTGCGGGGGGAGAACATACAAAAAAGACAAACCGTTTTGTAATAAAGAGTATTTCAGATGGTATTACGGCACAAAACGAGAAGTTAAAAATGCCGAAGAACGCAATAAATTTCCGAATCGTTCTTTCATGACAAATAACTACATCATATCAAAATCAATACATAATTTAATTAAGTTTGATGAAAAAATAGCTGAATACGGACACGAGGATACTCTTTTCGGAACAGAACTTAAACGAAAAAACATAAAAATAAAACATATAGACAACCCACTTATTCACATTGGTTTAGAAACTTGCACCGATTTTATTTCAAAAACAAAAAACGGAATAGAAAATTTAGTTTATTTATTAAAAAGCTATGATTACCCCGAATTATTTGAAGATATTAAGTTGTTAAATATTTATAAAAAAACATCAAGTTTATCATTTTTGTTTAGGTTATACTTTAAAATCTTCAGAAAATTAACCGAAAAAAATCTTTGCGGAACACACCCTTCTCTCAAACTTTTTGATTTATATAAACTTGCGTACCTTCATAAAATCAACAGGAAAAAATAG
- a CDS encoding DUF1573 domain-containing protein, whose translation MKKVILLFAFTVFASGSIFAQWGTNSGTLSSGKDAEVVWETMNVDLGEIKQYNPTEAVFKFTNKGGKPIIITNAKGSCGCTDIEYSKKPILPGQSTEIIATYDAEDLGVFNKTVTLTMNIEKSSQVLHLKGTVIK comes from the coding sequence ATGAAAAAAGTTATTTTATTATTTGCTTTTACTGTTTTTGCATCGGGCAGTATTTTTGCCCAATGGGGAACAAACAGCGGTACGTTAAGTTCAGGAAAAGATGCGGAAGTTGTATGGGAAACCATGAATGTTGATTTGGGAGAAATCAAGCAATACAATCCTACGGAAGCAGTTTTCAAATTTACGAATAAAGGCGGAAAACCGATTATTATTACCAATGCAAAAGGTTCATGCGGCTGTACGGATATTGAGTATTCAAAAAAACCGATTTTACCGGGGCAATCAACCGAAATTATTGCAACTTATGATGCCGAAGACCTCGGCGTTTTTAACAAAACTGTTACACTTACAATGAATATTGAAAAAAGTTCGCAAGTGCTTCATTTAAAAGGCACGGTTATCAAATAG
- a CDS encoding protein-L-isoaspartate(D-aspartate) O-methyltransferase, with protein sequence MQNFINIQMTDSYKHKGLRKRLVETLKNKGIKNQEVLDAIMNVPRHLFMAKGFEERAYQDNAFPIAADQTISQPYTVAFQTSLLNIEKGNKVLEVGTGSGYQAAVLSELGVKLFTIERQRELFLSSQIILKKLNYNPYCYYGDGYKGLPTYAPFDKILITAGAEKIPEELLKQLNTGGILVAPIGPRHTQDMIKVTKINEHKFKKESFGKFVFVPMLKGKN encoded by the coding sequence ATGCAAAATTTCATAAATATTCAAATGACTGATTCATACAAACATAAAGGTTTAAGGAAAAGGCTTGTTGAAACCTTAAAAAATAAAGGCATAAAAAATCAAGAAGTTTTAGATGCAATTATGAATGTTCCGAGACATCTGTTTATGGCAAAAGGTTTTGAAGAAAGAGCATATCAGGACAACGCATTTCCGATTGCTGCCGACCAAACAATTTCACAACCTTACACCGTTGCTTTTCAAACAAGTTTGCTTAACATTGAAAAAGGCAATAAGGTTTTAGAAGTAGGAACAGGCTCAGGCTACCAAGCGGCTGTTTTGTCAGAATTAGGCGTAAAATTATTCACCATTGAAAGACAAAGAGAACTGTTTTTATCATCACAAATTATTCTAAAAAAACTCAATTATAATCCTTATTGTTACTACGGAGACGGTTACAAAGGACTTCCGACTTATGCTCCTTTTGATAAAATATTAATTACGGCAGGTGCCGAAAAAATTCCCGAAGAGCTTTTAAAACAACTGAATACAGGAGGTATTTTAGTTGCTCCCATAGGTCCTCGTCATACACAAGACATGATTAAAGTTACAAAAATTAATGAGCATAAATTTAAAAAAGAAAGTTTCGGGAAGTTTGTTTTTGTTCCTATGCTGAAAGGGAAAAATTAA
- the rplI gene encoding 50S ribosomal protein L9 has product MEIILKEDINNLGYKNDVVEVKNGYANNFLIPKGIAVKATKSAKKVLAENLKQRAHKEGKLKQDAQTIADSLQNKEVKVGAKTSSKGKIFGSVTNIQLADAINKKGFDIDRKKISIVEKEVKEVGKYNAVIKLHRDVKVELEFEVVSE; this is encoded by the coding sequence ATGGAAATCATTTTAAAAGAAGATATAAATAATTTAGGTTATAAAAATGATGTTGTTGAAGTTAAAAACGGATACGCAAATAACTTTTTAATTCCTAAAGGAATAGCTGTGAAAGCTACAAAATCTGCAAAAAAAGTATTGGCAGAAAATTTAAAACAAAGAGCACATAAAGAAGGAAAATTAAAGCAAGATGCTCAAACAATTGCCGATTCGCTTCAAAATAAAGAAGTTAAAGTAGGTGCAAAAACAAGTTCTAAAGGAAAAATTTTTGGTTCGGTTACTAATATTCAATTAGCTGATGCAATAAATAAAAAAGGATTTGATATTGACAGAAAGAAAATTTCTATTGTTGAAAAAGAAGTTAAAGAAGTAGGAAAATATAATGCAGTTATTAAATTACACAGAGACGTAAAGGTAGAATTAGAATTTGAAGTAGTTTCTGAATAA
- a CDS encoding secondary thiamine-phosphate synthase enzyme YjbQ, which produces MQKTINIRTKQKCEMIDITEDIKMILQNANIKNGILNVYVQGATAGIMIQENWDYSVQEDVLDLLENLIPKGVWKHDAQDGNGDSHLKSGLIGPSECIPVINGELGLSTWQNIFLCEFDGPRISRSIVVTILKV; this is translated from the coding sequence ATGCAAAAAACAATAAACATCAGAACAAAGCAAAAATGCGAAATGATTGATATTACTGAAGATATAAAAATGATTTTGCAAAATGCAAATATAAAAAACGGTATATTAAATGTTTATGTTCAAGGGGCAACAGCAGGGATTATGATTCAGGAAAATTGGGATTATTCCGTTCAAGAAGATGTTTTGGATTTATTGGAAAACCTAATTCCGAAAGGAGTTTGGAAACACGATGCACAAGACGGAAACGGAGATTCTCATTTAAAATCTGGTTTAATTGGTCCGAGCGAATGTATTCCCGTAATTAACGGAGAACTCGGCTTATCAACTTGGCAAAACATTTTTTTATGCGAATTTGACGGTCCGAGAATTTCAAGAAGTATTGTCGTAACAATTTTGAAAGTTTAA
- a CDS encoding PAS domain-containing protein yields the protein MAKQLANTKLKYTIGGTAAGIIISIIIMIIIIIINNYTLSIGSVIQMNKEKPIILLLLVSPVIVLALVGFFAGIPYDNLIAERNEDIETAKESFNNIHGLIEEIRKGNIDIKEDVIGDDDKIRLSLINLNREIQKTKEEDEARQKEDLQRHWTAEGLALFGAILREYNESIEVLAAKVISELVKYTDAKQAGFYLIEENDEGNKYIKEIANFAYDRKRLANKKLKWGEGLIGASIIEKKTSFLNNVSEAYIEIESGLGKAKPRSILIVPIMTEEGVIHGALELASFKIYEEFEIKFTEQIAESIATTISTLKINAETGRLLEESKEQAKAMTKQEDELRKTISDMQRLQENADMQSVAFRAYQDSTNKALIRAEYSNDGKLLFANRKFIDLFEYKSNSEIQNESITRFINPDEVNWFESVSKDIINNKHFEGLLKHITKTGKDLWIKSSYIGLQNDNRKVEKILFLGFDASELNQNIENLKRKIETVDNTLFKIELSVDNKIKKINNNLLNLTLFGEEDVLEKEITEFIHEDEIQSFRNIIENINNTGQKYEGEFSIINSEGTIIWLYGSIFQEKDLNDNVIAINIIAYDHSQEHFANEKIAELEKLIEQQTSELENIKERSAKRIEQAKEEMKEMYIDIETDNIFFEKTLKILPDAIISINNENKLAFLNNKAMSLFSVKGEEYKGKETKIILPELDKKLQGLYLGDILNYNNEHLPIGKKEKVYIIDKNKKQVFYMMTMSEAIVGLRKRLTVFLTKI from the coding sequence GTGGCAAAACAACTTGCAAATACGAAGTTAAAATATACAATAGGCGGAACAGCAGCCGGAATTATTATCAGCATTATTATAATGATAATAATTATAATAATAAATAATTACACCTTATCGATAGGCTCGGTTATTCAAATGAATAAAGAAAAACCGATAATTCTTTTACTCTTGGTTTCTCCGGTAATTGTTTTGGCACTTGTCGGTTTTTTTGCAGGAATACCCTACGACAACTTAATTGCAGAAAGAAATGAAGACATCGAAACTGCCAAAGAAAGTTTTAATAATATTCACGGTTTAATTGAAGAAATAAGAAAAGGCAACATTGATATTAAAGAGGATGTAATCGGGGATGATGATAAAATTAGGCTTTCGTTGATAAACCTTAACAGAGAAATTCAAAAAACCAAAGAAGAAGATGAAGCAAGACAAAAAGAAGATCTTCAAAGGCACTGGACAGCTGAAGGTTTGGCACTTTTCGGAGCAATCCTTCGTGAATATAACGAAAGTATTGAAGTTCTTGCCGCAAAAGTAATAAGTGAATTAGTTAAATACACCGATGCAAAGCAGGCAGGTTTTTATCTTATTGAAGAAAATGATGAGGGCAATAAGTACATTAAAGAAATTGCCAATTTTGCATACGACCGAAAACGTTTGGCAAATAAAAAATTAAAATGGGGCGAAGGTTTAATCGGAGCTTCAATAATTGAGAAAAAAACAAGTTTTTTAAATAATGTTTCGGAAGCATATATTGAAATTGAATCCGGATTAGGAAAAGCAAAGCCGAGAAGCATCTTAATTGTTCCGATAATGACCGAGGAAGGAGTAATTCACGGTGCTTTAGAATTAGCCTCTTTTAAAATTTATGAAGAATTTGAAATAAAATTTACCGAACAAATTGCAGAAAGTATTGCAACTACAATTTCAACTTTAAAAATTAATGCTGAAACCGGTAGGTTGCTTGAAGAATCAAAAGAACAAGCAAAAGCGATGACCAAACAAGAAGATGAATTAAGAAAAACAATTTCTGACATGCAGCGGCTTCAAGAAAACGCTGATATGCAGAGTGTTGCTTTTAGAGCATATCAAGATTCCACAAATAAAGCACTTATCAGAGCAGAATATTCAAATGACGGAAAACTTCTTTTTGCAAACAGAAAATTTATTGATTTATTCGAGTATAAATCAAATTCTGAAATACAAAATGAAAGTATCACAAGATTTATTAATCCCGATGAAGTAAATTGGTTTGAATCCGTAAGTAAAGATATTATTAATAACAAACATTTTGAGGGATTATTAAAACATATTACAAAAACAGGTAAAGACCTTTGGATTAAATCTTCATACATCGGACTCCAAAATGATAACAGAAAAGTCGAGAAAATTCTTTTTTTAGGTTTTGATGCAAGTGAGTTAAACCAAAACATTGAGAACTTAAAACGAAAAATTGAAACAGTTGACAACACATTATTTAAAATTGAACTTTCTGTTGATAATAAAATCAAAAAAATTAATAATAATCTTCTAAACCTGACTCTGTTCGGCGAAGAAGATGTTTTGGAAAAAGAAATTACAGAATTTATACATGAAGACGAAATTCAATCTTTCAGAAATATCATTGAAAATATTAATAATACCGGACAAAAATATGAAGGTGAATTCAGTATCATAAATTCGGAAGGAACAATAATTTGGCTTTACGGAAGCATATTTCAAGAAAAGGATTTAAATGACAATGTAATAGCAATTAACATAATTGCTTACGACCATTCGCAAGAACATTTTGCAAATGAAAAAATTGCCGAACTTGAAAAATTAATTGAACAACAAACCTCAGAGTTAGAGAATATAAAAGAGCGTTCAGCAAAAAGAATTGAGCAAGCAAAAGAAGAAATGAAAGAAATGTATATTGATATTGAAACTGACAATATCTTCTTTGAAAAAACACTTAAAATACTGCCTGATGCAATTATTTCAATTAATAATGAAAACAAACTTGCATTTCTAAATAACAAAGCAATGAGTTTATTTTCTGTGAAAGGAGAGGAATATAAAGGGAAAGAAACAAAAATAATTTTACCGGAGCTTGACAAAAAACTACAAGGTCTTTATCTCGGGGATATTTTAAACTATAATAACGAACATCTTCCTATAGGCAAAAAAGAGAAAGTTTATATAATTGACAAAAACAAAAAACAGGTTTTTTATATGATGACAATGTCGGAAGCAATTGTGGGATTAAGAAAAAGGCTTACTGTTTTTTTAACGAAAATATAG
- the rsgA gene encoding ribosome small subunit-dependent GTPase A translates to MNKGIIIKSTGSWYHVKYDNKVIQCKLRGIFKTKGFRTTNPVAVGDYVGFEYQDDNIKGIIKKIYERKNFLVRKSTNLSKQSHIIAANIDFCFLVITLKKPVTYPVFIDRYLIACEANKIKAVLIFNKIDIYNKDETEKLKKIIAIYKNIGYKCIEISVKENINIDEVTKLIQNKTIVISGNSGVGKSSLINLLEPGLKLKTSEISDYHEQGKHTTTFAEMHKIGEAYIIDTPGIKGFGFVGINEENLNLFFPEMLKIKKHCKFNNCTHTHEPECAVKNAVGKKQISSLRYNNYLNILAGDEDKYRQDKYGI, encoded by the coding sequence ATGAATAAAGGAATCATCATAAAATCAACAGGAAGTTGGTATCATGTTAAATATGACAATAAAGTTATTCAGTGTAAATTGCGAGGAATTTTCAAGACAAAAGGCTTCAGAACAACAAATCCGGTTGCGGTTGGTGATTATGTAGGTTTTGAATATCAGGATGATAATATAAAAGGTATTATTAAAAAGATATATGAAAGGAAGAACTTTTTGGTAAGAAAATCAACCAATCTTTCTAAACAGTCTCATATTATTGCCGCAAATATTGATTTTTGCTTTTTGGTAATAACCTTAAAAAAACCTGTTACTTACCCTGTTTTTATCGACAGATATTTAATTGCTTGCGAAGCAAATAAAATTAAAGCTGTATTAATTTTCAATAAAATTGACATTTACAATAAAGATGAAACAGAAAAATTAAAAAAAATAATTGCAATATATAAAAACATAGGTTATAAATGTATTGAAATTTCTGTAAAAGAGAATATAAATATTGATGAAGTAACAAAACTTATCCAAAATAAAACAATTGTAATTTCAGGAAATTCAGGTGTCGGGAAATCAAGTTTAATAAATTTATTGGAACCGGGTTTAAAATTAAAAACTTCCGAAATATCTGATTATCACGAACAGGGAAAGCACACAACAACTTTTGCCGAAATGCACAAAATAGGAGAAGCCTATATTATTGATACTCCCGGCATAAAAGGATTCGGGTTTGTAGGCATAAATGAAGAAAACTTAAATTTATTCTTTCCCGAAATGTTGAAAATTAAAAAACATTGTAAATTTAATAATTGTACTCATACACATGAACCCGAATGTGCCGTAAAAAATGCCGTTGGAAAAAAACAAATAAGTTCTTTGAGATATAATAATTATTTGAATATTTTAGCCGGAGATGAAGATAAATACAGACAAGATAAATACGGTATTTAA